The Sodalis praecaptivus genome includes a region encoding these proteins:
- a CDS encoding enolase C-terminal domain-like protein — protein MSKLTITDVKTILTAPGGIDLVVVKVETSEPGLYGLGCATFTQRIFAVAAAIDNYMKPFLIGKDPARIEDIWQSAAVSGYWRNGPVMNNALSGIDMALWDLKGKLANMPVYDLLGGKCRDGVALYRHCDGADESEVEDAIRARMEEGYQYVRCQMGMYGGAGTEDLRLIAGKLAKARNIQPKVSPRTQTPGIYFDPDAYARAVPRLFEHLRNKIGFGVEFIHDVHERITPIAAVQLAKSLEPYQLFFLEDPVAPENIDWLSKLRAQTSTPVAMGELFTQINEWKPLIEHQLIDYIRCHVSTLGGITPAKKLATFAELYGVRTAWHGPGDISPVGVAANLHLDMSVANLGIQEYTPINDALRDVFPGCAEVQRGYAYLTDKPGLGVDINESEAAKYPVSGGIPQWTNARLPDGTAARP, from the coding sequence ATGAGCAAGCTTACTATCACCGACGTGAAAACCATTTTGACGGCCCCCGGCGGTATTGACCTGGTGGTTGTGAAGGTGGAAACCAGCGAACCGGGGCTTTATGGCCTGGGTTGCGCGACCTTTACCCAGCGTATTTTCGCCGTCGCCGCCGCTATCGATAACTATATGAAGCCTTTCCTCATCGGTAAAGATCCTGCCCGTATCGAAGATATTTGGCAATCAGCGGCGGTTAGCGGCTACTGGCGCAACGGGCCGGTTATGAATAACGCATTGTCCGGTATCGATATGGCGTTGTGGGATCTGAAGGGCAAACTCGCGAATATGCCCGTCTACGATCTGCTCGGCGGCAAATGTCGTGATGGCGTCGCGCTGTACCGGCATTGCGATGGGGCGGATGAAAGTGAAGTTGAAGACGCCATCCGCGCCCGTATGGAGGAGGGATATCAATATGTCCGCTGCCAGATGGGGATGTATGGCGGAGCCGGTACGGAAGATTTGCGTCTGATAGCCGGTAAATTGGCAAAGGCCCGCAATATCCAGCCAAAAGTATCTCCTCGCACTCAAACTCCGGGGATCTATTTTGACCCCGACGCTTATGCCCGCGCGGTACCGCGGTTGTTTGAGCACCTGCGTAATAAAATTGGTTTCGGCGTAGAATTTATTCATGACGTTCATGAGCGTATTACGCCCATCGCTGCCGTGCAGTTGGCGAAGTCTCTCGAACCGTATCAGCTTTTCTTTCTAGAGGATCCGGTCGCGCCCGAAAATATTGACTGGCTAAGTAAACTGCGCGCGCAAACCAGTACGCCGGTGGCGATGGGCGAGCTGTTCACCCAAATCAATGAATGGAAACCGCTGATTGAGCATCAGTTGATTGATTATATCCGTTGCCACGTGAGTACCCTCGGCGGTATCACGCCGGCAAAAAAACTCGCGACATTCGCTGAGCTTTATGGCGTCCGGACGGCTTGGCATGGGCCGGGTGATATCTCACCGGTAGGCGTGGCGGCAAATTTGCATCTGGATATGAGCGTGGCCAATCTCGGCATTCAGGAATATACCCCCATTAACGATGCCCTGCGTGATGTGTTTCCCGGCTGTGCGGAGGTACAGCGTGGCTATGCTTATCTGACCGATAAACCCGGCCTTGGCGTAGATATCAATGAAAGCGAGGCGGCGAAATACCCTGTCTCCGGGGGTATCCCGCAATGGACTAACGCCCGTTTGCCGGACGGTACCGCGGCTAGGCCGTAA
- a CDS encoding alpha/beta fold hydrolase, with translation MPLQASPTLRYAYADADGVRVFYREAGDPANPTLLLLHGYPSSSHQFRELIARLADKFHLIAPDFPGFGFTDVPEARQYRYTFDALGKTLTDFVDKLGLQRYAMYVFDYGAPTGLRLALAYPERVTGFISQNGNAYLDGLGDAWDPVRAYWACPSAENRRVVSDAVVNLEGTRWQYLHGVPDPLAVAPESYYLDALLLERPGNKDIQLDLFLDYANNLTLYPAFQAFFRQTQLPALIIWGKHDPFFIPAGAEAYKRDNPNAQVELLDTGHFALETHALHIAGRIREMFAGQNG, from the coding sequence ATGCCCCTGCAAGCGTCCCCAACACTACGTTATGCTTATGCTGACGCCGATGGTGTCCGCGTGTTTTATCGTGAAGCGGGTGATCCGGCCAATCCGACCCTGCTGCTACTGCACGGTTATCCCAGCTCGTCTCACCAGTTTCGTGAACTCATAGCGCGACTTGCCGATAAATTTCATCTGATCGCGCCTGACTTTCCCGGTTTTGGTTTTACCGACGTGCCCGAGGCGCGCCAGTACCGCTACACTTTTGATGCGCTTGGCAAAACGCTGACCGATTTCGTCGATAAATTAGGACTTCAACGTTATGCGATGTATGTATTTGACTATGGCGCTCCAACCGGCCTGCGTCTGGCGCTCGCTTATCCCGAACGGGTCACGGGATTCATCTCGCAAAACGGTAATGCTTATCTTGATGGTCTGGGCGACGCCTGGGATCCCGTTCGCGCTTATTGGGCTTGTCCCTCAGCCGAAAATCGTCGGGTGGTCAGCGATGCCGTGGTAAATCTGGAGGGGACGCGCTGGCAGTATCTGCATGGCGTACCGGATCCGCTCGCCGTGGCGCCTGAGTCGTATTACCTTGATGCATTACTGTTGGAACGTCCGGGTAATAAGGATATCCAGTTGGATCTCTTTCTGGATTATGCGAACAATCTGACCCTTTATCCGGCGTTTCAGGCTTTCTTTCGTCAAACGCAGCTACCGGCGCTAATTATCTGGGGTAAGCATGATCCCTTTTTTATTCCGGCCGGTGCAGAGGCTTATAAACGCGATAACCCCAACGCGCAAGTGGAACTATTGGACACCGGGCATTTCGCGCTTGAGACGCATGCGTTGCACATTGCCGGCCGTATTCGAGAGATGTTTGCAGGCCAAAACGGCTAG
- a CDS encoding Rpn family recombination-promoting nuclease/putative transposase has product MTKKKNGTPTPHDATFRQFLTQPAIARDFMEIHLPAELRAICDLNTLKLESGSFVEEDLRQYFSDVLYSLKTTTGDAYVHVLIEHQSTPDKHMAFRLLHYAVAAMQRHLEAGHKSLPLVIPVLFYTGRRSPYPYSTNWLREFDDPELAGKLYSSDFPLVDVTVIPDDEIMTHRSMAALTLLQKNIHQRDLAELTDRLATLLMEDWLASPQVISLVYYLLQAGESSNAEAFVRDLAQRVPQHGDQLMTIAQQLEQIGIEKGIEKGIEKGIEKGIEKGRAEGMELGEQRGIEKGEREATLKIARSMILRGIDRASVGEMTGLSDDDLQQLRH; this is encoded by the coding sequence ATGACAAAAAAGAAAAACGGTACACCTACACCCCATGATGCTACCTTCAGGCAGTTCTTGACCCAGCCGGCCATTGCCCGCGATTTTATGGAAATTCATCTGCCCGCAGAACTGCGGGCAATATGTGATCTAAACACGCTAAAACTAGAATCCGGAAGTTTTGTCGAGGAGGATCTGCGTCAGTATTTCAGTGACGTTTTGTATAGTTTAAAGACCACCACAGGTGATGCTTACGTCCATGTGTTGATTGAGCATCAGTCGACACCGGATAAACACATGGCGTTCAGGTTACTACACTATGCGGTAGCGGCTATGCAGCGCCACCTGGAAGCTGGACACAAATCGCTACCGTTAGTGATCCCGGTTCTGTTTTATACTGGCCGACGCAGTCCGTATCCGTATTCCACAAACTGGCTACGGGAGTTTGACGACCCTGAATTGGCCGGTAAGCTCTATAGTAGTGATTTTCCGCTGGTTGACGTGACGGTTATCCCGGATGATGAAATAATGACCCATCGCAGTATGGCGGCGCTGACCCTGCTGCAAAAAAATATTCACCAGCGCGACCTCGCGGAGCTGACCGACAGACTGGCGACGCTGCTGATGGAAGACTGGCTGGCTTCGCCGCAGGTGATTTCGCTGGTATACTATCTATTGCAGGCCGGCGAATCTTCAAATGCCGAAGCCTTTGTACGCGACCTGGCACAGCGAGTGCCGCAACACGGGGATCAACTGATGACCATCGCACAACAGCTTGAACAAATCGGTATCGAGAAAGGTATCGAGAAAGGTATCGAGAAAGGTATCGAGAAAGGTATCGAGAAAGGGCGAGCCGAAGGCATGGAACTTGGTGAACAACGCGGGATTGAGAAAGGCGAGCGCGAAGCTACCCTCAAAATTGCCCGATCTATGATTCTGCGTGGGATTGATAGGGCGTCTGTCGGGGAAATGACCGGTCTGTCCGACGATGATTTGCAACAATTGCGTCACTGA
- a CDS encoding NEL-type E3 ubiquitin ligase domain-containing protein, which produces MHIIHSYIVKPFNRAIRSDWANPMLYREWRTWEQRGQGTGEERGIAVKRLIECLRTDAEELDLTSLSLTSLPEKLPPNITSLQISYNQLTQLPQNLPLKIDQLDASNNSLSSLPKKLPPQLALLNISYNSLTSLPKDLTPSLKVLDVSNNQLTRLPETLPPELCSLIASENRLTSLPKKLPPALRSLIVNDNQLKQLPASLPSTLTKLSANQNSLTSLPTTLPSTLYTLSVSCNRLTHLPETLPPRLEALEVSANPLTQLPENLPPSLYRLNVGGTQLCQLPQKWPPKLDSLDIGDTLLTELPENLPQQLTSLDISCNPRATLPKNWPPNLTYLGASEMALTTLPENLPQSLNELLVQYNQLTHLPERLPLALATLSVNNNQLTCLSENLPPLLLRLNAGHNRIRHLPVNLPPSLLLLDVSHNQLTRLSAGLETLPRQTCLDVRDNFFSLEELYRLTQIHNAKDYRGPRIVFSMTTTLPEYPIRTLRECVSTWGAQAVERWDVIEAEPGARAFALFLDRLSRTVNYGNPDFKQAISAWLVQLAGEDRQALRILTFQIAEEAALSCEDRVSLAYNEMKMLMLSNEVETGRYDEHLPELIERAKGLFRLESLNIIAREKARSLNFVDEIEVYLAYQIKLRDALSLPLDTQDMRFFEVSWVTEADLASAKERVKRHEEKDFFHYLSTEWQPWQAVLERLDPTHYQEARDKLQAAMGDEFHRTLEARLNAVDLADDDDASRQYGIEIKRNLERDIMGQLTTAFLERQGLSLA; this is translated from the coding sequence ATGCATATTATTCATTCTTATATCGTTAAGCCATTTAATCGAGCCATAAGGTCGGACTGGGCAAATCCAATGCTTTATCGTGAGTGGAGAACGTGGGAACAACGCGGCCAAGGCACGGGGGAAGAACGGGGGATTGCGGTCAAGAGACTGATAGAATGTCTAAGGACTGACGCCGAGGAGTTGGATTTAACGTCTCTGTCACTCACGAGCTTACCGGAGAAATTGCCGCCTAACATCACGTCGTTGCAGATAAGCTATAACCAACTGACCCAGCTGCCGCAAAATCTGCCGCTCAAGATCGACCAGCTGGATGCCAGCAATAACAGTTTGTCCTCTCTGCCGAAAAAACTTCCCCCTCAACTCGCCCTGCTGAATATCAGCTATAATTCGCTCACTTCCCTGCCGAAAGATCTCACCCCCTCACTGAAAGTGCTGGATGTCAGTAATAACCAGCTGACTCGTCTGCCGGAGACTCTACCGCCGGAGCTCTGCTCGCTGATTGCCAGCGAAAATAGGCTGACGAGTTTGCCGAAGAAACTACCGCCCGCATTACGATCGCTAATCGTCAATGATAACCAACTGAAGCAGCTTCCCGCCAGCCTGCCATCAACGCTGACCAAGCTGAGTGCCAATCAAAATTCACTTACTTCCCTGCCAACAACGCTGCCGTCTACACTCTATACGCTCAGCGTTAGCTGCAACAGGCTGACTCATCTACCGGAGACGCTGCCGCCACGACTGGAGGCTTTGGAAGTTAGCGCTAACCCGCTGACGCAACTGCCAGAGAACCTGCCGCCCTCGCTATACCGCTTGAACGTCGGCGGCACGCAGCTGTGCCAACTGCCGCAAAAGTGGCCACCCAAGCTAGACTCGCTGGATATTGGCGATACCCTATTGACCGAATTACCGGAAAACTTGCCCCAACAGCTCACCTCCTTAGATATTAGTTGCAACCCGCGCGCCACATTGCCGAAAAATTGGCCGCCTAATCTTACCTACCTGGGCGCCAGCGAGATGGCATTAACGACGCTGCCCGAAAACTTGCCGCAGTCGTTGAATGAGCTGCTGGTGCAATACAATCAACTTACCCACCTTCCAGAACGCTTACCGCTGGCGCTAGCCACTCTCTCAGTCAATAATAATCAGCTAACCTGTCTGTCGGAAAATCTGCCGCCCTTGCTCTTGCGGTTGAATGCCGGTCATAACCGGATCCGCCATTTACCGGTCAATCTGCCGCCCAGCTTGCTACTTCTTGACGTGTCGCACAATCAATTAACTCGTTTATCAGCAGGGTTGGAAACGCTGCCACGCCAAACCTGTTTGGATGTGAGAGATAATTTTTTCTCTTTAGAGGAGCTGTATCGGCTTACGCAAATACATAACGCGAAAGATTACCGAGGGCCGCGGATTGTGTTTTCCATGACAACCACACTTCCGGAGTACCCTATCCGTACGCTGCGTGAATGCGTTTCTACGTGGGGGGCGCAGGCAGTTGAACGCTGGGATGTGATCGAAGCAGAACCGGGCGCCCGCGCGTTCGCTCTTTTCTTGGATCGCTTATCCCGCACCGTTAACTATGGCAATCCCGACTTTAAGCAGGCCATATCGGCCTGGCTGGTTCAGTTGGCAGGCGAAGACCGCCAGGCATTACGCATCCTCACATTCCAAATTGCCGAAGAAGCGGCGCTCAGCTGTGAAGACCGGGTGTCGCTAGCCTACAATGAAATGAAAATGCTGATGTTGTCTAATGAAGTCGAAACGGGACGTTATGATGAACACCTACCCGAATTGATTGAACGGGCTAAGGGGCTGTTCAGATTGGAGAGCCTCAATATTATCGCCAGGGAAAAAGCACGCTCTTTAAACTTCGTGGATGAAATTGAAGTCTACCTGGCCTATCAAATAAAGCTTCGCGACGCGTTATCCCTGCCGCTGGACACTCAGGATATGCGTTTTTTTGAGGTCTCCTGGGTTACGGAAGCAGATTTGGCAAGCGCGAAGGAACGGGTTAAACGCCACGAGGAGAAAGATTTTTTCCATTATCTTTCGACGGAGTGGCAACCGTGGCAGGCCGTGCTTGAACGACTGGATCCCACGCATTATCAAGAAGCGCGTGACAAGCTACAGGCGGCCATGGGCGATGAATTCCACCGGACGCTGGAAGCACGGTTAAACGCTGTTGATTTGGCAGACGATGACGACGCATCGCGCCAATATGGCATTGAGATCAAACGCAACCTTGAACGAGACATCATGGGCCAGCTCACAACGGCATTCCTTGAGCGCCAAGGCCTGTCTTTGGCCTAA
- a CDS encoding IS1 family transposase (programmed frameshift) — protein MAKIDVICPRCSEADGVQCNGHSVSGAQRYICKLCLKTFQLNFRYRGAQPDTHKAIVDMAMNGSGCRDTARVLGISLNTVLMHLKKLRKQVADSIIGPNAEVVICCEADEQWSYVRHKDNPRWLFYAYDRIRKRALAHVFGPRNAKTLQKLLTLLRKFYIAFYMTDAWPVYKVLLDSASHVVSKKYTQRIERHNSNLRTHIKRLARKTICFSKSETMHDKIIGWYMTIHHYQKI, from the exons ATGGCAAAAATTGATGTTATCTGCCCTCGTTGTAGTGAAGCCGATGGAGTTCAATGTAATGGTCATTCGGTATCGGGCGCTCAACGCTACATCTGCAAGCTGTGTTTGAAAACGTTTCAGCTTAATTTTCGCTATCGAGGAGCTCAACCAGACACACACAAGGCTATCGTCGATATGGCAATGAATGGTTCTGGATGCAGGGATACTGCACGGGTATTGGGAATTAGCCTAAATACTGTTCTGATGCATTTAAAAAAATTACGC AAGCAGGTTGCTGATAGCATAATAGGGCCTAATGCTGAAGTCGTTATCTGCTGTGAAGCAGACGAACAATGGTCTTATGTACGGCACAAGGACAATCCTCGCTGGCTGTTTTATGCTTATGATCGCATAAGAAAACGAGCCCTCGCTCATGTTTTTGGACCGAGAAATGCAAAGACGCTACAGAAATTATTAACACTGTTAAGAAAATTTTATATAGCTTTCTACATGACGGATGCATGGCCCGTTTATAAGGTCTTGTTGGACTCAGCCAGTCATGTAGTAAGCAAAAAATATACCCAGCGGATAGAGCGGCATAACTCGAATTTACGTACCCACATCAAACGTCTTGCTCGTAAAACCATTTGCTTTTCAAAATCAGAAACGATGCATGACAAGATCATTGGATGGTATATGACCATCCACCACTATCAGAAAATCTGA
- a CDS encoding FadR/GntR family transcriptional regulator, whose protein sequence is MGIESVQKQNVVDVIYQQMKKHIQDGTWEPGCKLPSEAELTQTFQVSRVSVRSAVQKLRDLGVVVTHQGKGTYVTRDVARYDVFSDNQPILHLSREEFDDMYVFRQTVEFRCMALAVKNATEDNIKELEQALNRMLVNKDDYKKYSQADFDFHLAIVKASHNKIFIHVMESLKGIYIHYLEELNRVLGITLESVEAHIKVFMALKNRDAQAATETLNAAMTHNVQALEDARHP, encoded by the coding sequence GTGGGAATTGAAAGCGTACAGAAGCAGAATGTCGTTGACGTCATCTATCAGCAAATGAAGAAGCATATTCAGGATGGAACCTGGGAGCCAGGATGTAAGCTGCCTTCTGAGGCGGAGCTTACCCAGACTTTTCAGGTCAGCCGCGTCAGCGTCAGAAGCGCCGTGCAAAAGTTGCGCGATCTGGGCGTTGTGGTAACCCACCAGGGCAAGGGCACCTACGTGACGCGTGACGTCGCGCGCTATGATGTCTTCAGCGATAACCAACCGATACTGCACCTGTCGCGAGAAGAATTCGATGATATGTATGTATTTCGTCAGACGGTCGAATTCCGCTGTATGGCGCTGGCGGTGAAAAATGCCACTGAAGATAATATTAAAGAGCTGGAACAGGCGTTGAACCGCATGTTAGTCAATAAGGATGACTATAAAAAGTATTCCCAGGCCGACTTCGATTTCCATTTGGCCATCGTCAAAGCTTCGCACAATAAAATCTTTATTCACGTCATGGAATCGCTCAAAGGCATCTATATTCACTACCTGGAAGAGCTCAACCGGGTGCTTGGCATTACGCTTGAGAGTGTTGAAGCGCATATCAAAGTGTTTATGGCGCTGAAAAACCGCGATGCGCAGGCGGCGACCGAAACATTGAATGCGGCTATGACGCACAACGTACAGGCACTTGAGGACGCACGACACCCTTAA
- a CDS encoding CGNR zinc finger domain-containing protein: protein MTDRSSSHPENAQLFLADHPVLDFLNTVALSEGKPRDLLQSDDDVLHWLMQAGLYFGDDNARFAAGDLLHEARHLRDIVRSLVQRKKQALPLDVTAMNHFLASCSNYTQLFIPADHRLASRRIYPVPSPAVLLAPLAEQAVALLTDGNFALVRKCEHPDCILWFYDRTKGHRRRWCSMALCGNRAKVAKFRHLRKQVH from the coding sequence ATGACCGACCGCTCCTCGTCCCATCCGGAAAACGCACAGTTATTTCTGGCCGATCACCCGGTATTGGATTTTCTCAATACCGTGGCACTATCTGAAGGAAAGCCACGGGATTTACTACAGTCAGACGATGACGTTTTACACTGGTTAATGCAAGCAGGATTGTATTTCGGCGATGACAACGCGCGATTTGCCGCCGGTGACCTATTGCATGAAGCTCGTCATTTGCGTGATATCGTGCGCAGTCTGGTGCAGCGGAAAAAACAAGCCTTGCCCCTTGACGTCACGGCGATGAATCATTTCCTGGCGTCGTGCAGCAACTACACGCAATTATTTATACCGGCAGACCATCGCCTAGCCAGCCGGCGTATTTATCCCGTACCCTCCCCTGCGGTATTATTGGCGCCCCTGGCGGAGCAAGCAGTAGCGTTACTGACAGACGGTAATTTTGCGTTGGTAAGGAAATGTGAGCATCCGGACTGTATTCTCTGGTTTTATGACAGAACCAAAGGACATCGCCGCAGATGGTGCAGCATGGCGCTCTGCGGCAATCGGGCAAAAGTCGCTAAATTCCGTCATCTTCGCAAACAGGTGCATTGA
- a CDS encoding MFS transporter translates to MKPTRTRLTILTMLFVVTAINYMDRANLSVAGSHIQGELSLSATQLGLLFSMFTWFYAMSQIPVGYLLDRIGSRWLYGSAIVLWSIFTLLMGFASHNLFTTATASFMMLLVCRALIGVAEAPSFPSNTKIIATWFPDHERARATATYSSAQYIGLALLTPLLSFIVSRWGWEMSFYLSGAVGIVFGIYWLIAYRDPPHSRSVNQGELDIIRAGGGYGANGQRRASEDINWRAIKYILRQRITWGLFVAQFAASSTLYFFLTWFIVYLEKGLNMPIDKAGVGAMFPYLMAMAGVLCGGTLSDLLLKRGFSRTFARKVPVMSGMLLTCSIVLVNFFQSSPAIAITILSIAFFANAFSNLGWVVCSDVIPRHLIGTIGGFLNIFGNLSGIVSPIVIGVILQRTQNFQYAMWYIAAVALAGFLAYVFLVGKIEVLTPPERSSGPNPNEKSESPYNA, encoded by the coding sequence ATGAAACCTACCCGCACTCGACTGACTATATTAACGATGTTATTTGTGGTTACCGCCATTAACTATATGGACCGGGCAAACCTATCCGTCGCCGGTTCGCATATCCAGGGCGAACTTTCCCTCTCCGCAACGCAGCTCGGCTTACTGTTTTCTATGTTTACCTGGTTTTATGCCATGAGCCAGATTCCGGTTGGCTATCTCCTGGATCGCATTGGTTCACGCTGGCTGTACGGGAGCGCTATCGTGCTCTGGAGCATCTTCACGCTATTGATGGGATTCGCCTCGCACAATCTCTTCACCACCGCCACCGCTTCATTTATGATGCTCTTGGTATGCCGAGCGTTGATCGGCGTGGCGGAAGCACCTTCTTTTCCATCCAACACCAAAATTATCGCTACCTGGTTTCCAGACCACGAACGCGCCCGAGCGACCGCGACCTATTCCAGCGCGCAATATATCGGCCTGGCGTTGCTGACCCCGCTATTGTCGTTTATCGTCAGTCGATGGGGATGGGAGATGTCGTTTTACCTTTCGGGCGCGGTGGGTATCGTCTTTGGGATTTACTGGCTCATTGCCTACCGTGATCCACCACACAGCCGCAGCGTTAATCAGGGGGAACTCGATATCATTCGGGCGGGCGGCGGTTATGGCGCCAATGGTCAACGCCGCGCAAGCGAGGATATTAATTGGCGCGCCATCAAATATATTTTACGCCAGCGCATCACCTGGGGCCTGTTTGTCGCTCAATTCGCTGCCTCATCCACCCTCTATTTCTTTCTAACGTGGTTCATTGTTTACTTGGAAAAAGGGTTAAACATGCCCATTGATAAGGCGGGTGTGGGCGCCATGTTTCCTTATTTGATGGCGATGGCGGGCGTGTTGTGCGGCGGAACGTTAAGTGATTTGCTGCTCAAACGAGGTTTTTCGCGTACGTTCGCCCGTAAAGTACCCGTTATGTCCGGCATGCTGTTGACGTGTTCCATCGTGTTGGTCAACTTTTTCCAATCAAGTCCAGCGATTGCTATCACCATCTTGTCGATTGCTTTTTTCGCCAATGCCTTTTCAAATCTCGGATGGGTGGTATGCAGCGATGTAATACCGCGCCATCTCATCGGCACTATTGGCGGCTTTTTGAATATCTTCGGTAATTTGTCCGGCATTGTTAGTCCCATCGTGATTGGCGTAATTTTACAAAGAACGCAAAACTTTCAATACGCCATGTGGTATATCGCAGCGGTGGCGCTGGCGGGCTTCTTGGCTTATGTATTTTTGGTCGGAAAAATAGAGGTGCTGACGCCGCCTGAAAGGTCCTCAGGGCCTAACCCAAACGAAAAATCCGAATCGCCTTACAACGCTTAA
- the idnD gene encoding L-idonate 5-dehydrogenase → MQKKQVNAVVVNAPHDVKKEIRQVEWNDDQVLIKVERGGICGSDIHYFLHGRAGMSILKTPMILGHEFVGTVEQASAESGLTAGQRVAVNPSQPCQTCRYCREGKQNLCRAMRFMGSAQFFPHVNGGFADYVAVLPYQCVPYASHADPKVIAFAEPLAVCIHAVRQAGDLIGKKVLVTGAGPIGCLVIAAVLAAGATEVIATDISERCRALALEMGAREAADPRDDTLLTQWQADGGRFDVCFEASGATAAVASTVALTRPGGTIVQLGMGSPSVDYPIGPLLVKEIQLRGSFRFNGEFDTAVRWLESGRINPLPLLTAEMPMADAAAALALAADKERAAKIQLVF, encoded by the coding sequence ATGCAAAAGAAACAGGTTAATGCCGTCGTCGTTAATGCCCCGCACGACGTAAAAAAAGAAATACGCCAGGTAGAATGGAATGACGACCAAGTCCTGATTAAAGTCGAGCGCGGCGGCATCTGCGGCTCAGATATCCATTACTTCCTGCATGGTCGTGCCGGGATGTCGATATTGAAAACGCCGATGATTTTAGGACACGAGTTTGTTGGCACGGTTGAACAGGCTTCTGCCGAAAGTGGACTGACGGCGGGACAACGTGTCGCCGTCAATCCTTCCCAACCCTGTCAGACCTGTCGATACTGCCGGGAAGGTAAACAAAACCTCTGTCGCGCCATGCGTTTTATGGGCAGTGCGCAATTCTTTCCCCATGTAAACGGCGGTTTCGCCGACTATGTAGCGGTGCTGCCGTATCAATGCGTTCCTTATGCATCGCACGCCGATCCTAAAGTCATTGCCTTCGCCGAACCGCTGGCCGTCTGTATCCACGCGGTGCGCCAGGCAGGCGATCTGATAGGGAAAAAGGTGCTCGTCACCGGCGCGGGTCCCATCGGCTGTCTGGTTATCGCCGCCGTGCTTGCCGCCGGCGCGACAGAGGTCATCGCAACCGATATCAGCGAACGCTGCAGGGCGCTGGCGCTTGAAATGGGGGCTCGCGAAGCGGCCGATCCCCGTGATGATACCCTACTCACGCAATGGCAGGCGGACGGCGGAAGATTCGATGTGTGTTTCGAGGCGTCAGGCGCCACGGCGGCTGTTGCTTCAACCGTAGCCTTGACCCGTCCCGGCGGGACGATCGTCCAGCTTGGTATGGGCTCACCGTCGGTGGATTACCCTATAGGCCCACTACTTGTCAAAGAAATCCAATTAAGAGGTTCGTTCCGCTTTAACGGCGAATTCGATACGGCAGTGCGCTGGCTCGAAAGCGGCAGAATCAATCCTCTGCCGCTACTCACCGCAGAAATGCCGATGGCAGATGCCGCCGCCGCGTTGGCGCTTGCCGCCGATAAGGAGCGGGCGGCGAAAATCCAACTGGTTTTCTGA
- a CDS encoding SDR family oxidoreductase gives MLPLFDLSGKTALITGSTRGLGFAYAEGLAKAGASIILNGTREETLVQALARLQEKAIDARGFLFDVADEHAIEETFRQLDQEGVQVDIVINNAGIQFRQPLLDLALSDWQRVIDTNLTSAFLVARAAAKRMVARNRGGKIINIGSLTSEAARATVAPYTAAKGGIKLLTKAMAAEWAPFNIQSNGIGPGYILTDMNKALVENQAFNSWVCSSNPAGRWGRPEELVGTAVYLASSASDYVNGQMIYVDGGWLATL, from the coding sequence ATGCTACCACTCTTCGATCTATCCGGTAAAACTGCGCTTATCACCGGGTCAACGCGCGGTTTGGGTTTTGCCTACGCGGAAGGCCTGGCCAAGGCAGGGGCGAGCATCATTTTAAACGGCACGCGGGAAGAAACGCTGGTGCAAGCGTTGGCGCGGTTGCAAGAAAAAGCCATCGACGCGCGCGGCTTCCTGTTTGATGTCGCCGACGAACATGCAATTGAAGAGACTTTCCGCCAGTTGGACCAGGAAGGCGTACAGGTGGATATCGTTATCAATAACGCCGGCATTCAATTTCGGCAACCTTTGTTGGATCTGGCGCTTAGCGATTGGCAGCGCGTGATCGATACCAACCTGACCAGCGCCTTTTTAGTGGCGCGTGCGGCGGCAAAGCGCATGGTGGCGCGCAACCGCGGAGGAAAAATCATCAACATCGGCTCACTCACCAGCGAAGCCGCACGCGCGACGGTGGCACCCTACACCGCCGCCAAAGGCGGTATCAAACTGCTGACAAAAGCGATGGCCGCCGAATGGGCGCCGTTTAATATTCAGTCCAACGGCATCGGGCCGGGCTATATCCTCACCGATATGAACAAAGCACTGGTCGAAAACCAGGCGTTCAACAGCTGGGTTTGCAGCAGCAACCCCGCCGGCCGTTGGGGCAGACCGGAGGAGTTGGTCGGAACGGCGGTCTATCTTGCCTCAAGCGCCTCCGATTATGTTAACGGGCAAATGATATATGTCGACGGCGGTTGGCTGGCGACACTGTGA